One Halalkalicoccus sp. NIPERK01 genomic region harbors:
- a CDS encoding DUF5827 family protein: MPKPKDEFDELYPCDFYTPEELFDEDEMYTVYEIGRLLQGLDPESELEPDTEAVLLDWAIPWVVENGDDLVVGNPVSEDQPGYYGLKREEDLKND, from the coding sequence ATGCCCAAACCCAAAGACGAGTTCGACGAACTCTACCCCTGTGACTTCTACACCCCCGAGGAACTGTTCGACGAGGACGAAATGTACACCGTCTACGAGATCGGCCGTCTGCTCCAGGGGCTGGATCCCGAATCCGAACTCGAACCCGACACCGAAGCCGTCCTGTTGGACTGGGCGATCCCGTGGGTGGTCGAGAACGGCGACGACCTCGTCGTCGGAAACCCAGTCTCCGAGGACCAGCCGGGCTACTACGGGCTGAAACGCGAGGAGGACCTGAAGAACGACTAG
- a CDS encoding MBL fold metallo-hydrolase: MIANLAAGVQAFTSNAFLVTGERTVLVDAGANFDVVSAVRDRTVDLDALVLTHTHPDHVGNVSGVREAFGVEVWGHDPDHPAVDHAIRDGESVRLGDHEYRALHTPGHKDDHLCFYAASPEILFAGDLIFQNGGFGRTDLPEGDRETLIGSIDRVAETISSDLAELHPGHGPSVEGDAYGHIELAGQAARMSF, translated from the coding sequence ATGATCGCCAACCTCGCGGCGGGCGTCCAGGCCTTCACCAGCAACGCGTTCCTCGTGACGGGCGAGCGGACCGTCCTCGTGGACGCGGGCGCGAACTTCGACGTCGTGAGCGCCGTCCGCGATCGAACCGTGGACCTCGACGCGCTCGTCCTCACCCACACCCATCCCGACCACGTCGGGAACGTCTCGGGGGTTCGTGAGGCGTTCGGCGTCGAGGTGTGGGGCCACGACCCCGACCACCCGGCGGTCGACCACGCGATAAGGGACGGCGAGTCGGTACGGCTGGGCGATCACGAGTACCGGGCGCTTCACACGCCCGGCCACAAGGACGACCACCTGTGTTTCTACGCCGCGAGTCCGGAGATCCTCTTCGCGGGCGACCTGATCTTTCAGAACGGCGGGTTCGGGCGGACCGACCTCCCCGAAGGGGACCGCGAGACGCTGATCGGGAGCATCGACAGGGTCGCCGAAACGATCTCGTCGGACCTCGCCGAACTCCACCCCGGTCACGGTCCGAGCGTCGAGGGCGACGCCTACGGCCACATCGAACTCGCCGGGCAGGCCGCGCGGATGTCGTTCTAG
- a CDS encoding ATP-binding protein, whose protein sequence is MSPRVRVAFVGSSDECAAVGRGLGERVTLTPVAPDEVADSAGVDCVLCVGSFPEGFEGSWPPTVVLTDDEDDARAARLAGVRVLPTDAAGRPEVLRAQIEAEADPGHETADDHLARAMIDTVTDVVYAFDGSGFTHWNDRLSEVTGLVDEQLASMHPVDLFDDEEADRIAAIIDDCNPEELPITIEAELPGPDGRSRPYEFTSSRLVDDGETIGICGIGRDVTEFKRTEWTLEHLLEATRDLMAAEGKTAVANVTVSAADRVLGLTHTGIHLVDSTGDRLEPIAYTDTVEASLGTVPTLERDESLAWEVFESGEDRVFEGVHEEEGAHNPETHLRTEMIFSLGDHGVLIIASDSPDAFDDADVYFAKLLAATATVALDRAAREGALEEKNARLEEFVGVVSHDLRNPLTVAEGSVSLARETGDDSHLDQVSESHRRMREIIEGLLVLAREGKAVGETRPVILGTVAEEAWANVGTGDSTLVVGDDRTVHADRNRLTQLFENAFRNSVEHAGPDVTITVEATPTGFVIDDDGHGIPEDERETALEPGYSTDEGTGFGLVIMQNIAEGHSWGLSLAESDAGGLRIEITTDGKGHSAGGR, encoded by the coding sequence ATGAGCCCACGCGTGCGGGTCGCGTTCGTCGGCAGTTCCGACGAGTGCGCGGCGGTCGGTCGAGGCCTCGGTGAGCGAGTGACGCTCACCCCCGTCGCGCCGGACGAGGTGGCCGACTCCGCCGGGGTCGACTGCGTCCTCTGCGTCGGTTCGTTTCCCGAGGGGTTCGAGGGGAGTTGGCCGCCGACGGTCGTCCTGACGGACGACGAGGACGACGCGAGGGCCGCCCGATTGGCCGGCGTACGCGTCCTGCCGACCGACGCCGCCGGGCGACCCGAGGTCCTTCGCGCCCAGATCGAGGCCGAAGCCGATCCCGGCCACGAGACGGCCGACGACCACCTCGCACGCGCGATGATCGACACCGTGACGGATGTCGTCTACGCGTTCGATGGGTCGGGGTTCACCCACTGGAACGACCGTCTCTCGGAGGTGACGGGCCTCGTCGACGAACAACTGGCGTCGATGCACCCCGTCGATCTCTTCGACGACGAGGAGGCGGACCGAATCGCGGCGATCATCGACGACTGCAACCCCGAGGAGTTGCCGATCACGATCGAGGCGGAGCTTCCCGGTCCGGACGGCCGGTCGAGGCCCTACGAGTTCACCAGTTCGCGCCTCGTCGACGACGGCGAGACGATCGGGATCTGCGGGATCGGGCGGGACGTCACCGAGTTCAAGCGCACCGAGTGGACGCTCGAACACCTGCTCGAAGCGACCCGCGATCTGATGGCGGCCGAAGGGAAAACGGCGGTCGCGAACGTCACGGTCTCGGCGGCCGACCGCGTCCTCGGGCTGACCCACACCGGGATCCACCTCGTGGATTCGACCGGCGACCGACTCGAACCGATCGCCTACACCGACACCGTCGAGGCCTCGCTCGGGACGGTCCCGACGCTCGAACGCGACGAGAGCCTCGCGTGGGAGGTCTTCGAGTCCGGCGAGGACCGCGTCTTCGAGGGCGTCCACGAGGAGGAGGGCGCCCACAACCCCGAGACGCACCTTCGAACCGAGATGATCTTCTCGCTCGGCGATCACGGCGTGCTCATCATCGCCTCGGACAGCCCGGATGCGTTCGACGACGCGGACGTCTACTTCGCGAAACTGCTCGCGGCGACCGCGACGGTCGCGCTGGATCGGGCCGCCCGCGAGGGCGCGCTCGAGGAGAAGAACGCCCGACTGGAGGAGTTCGTCGGCGTCGTCTCACACGACCTTCGCAACCCCCTGACCGTCGCCGAGGGGTCCGTCTCGCTCGCGAGGGAGACCGGCGACGACTCGCACCTCGATCAGGTGAGCGAGAGCCACCGGCGGATGCGCGAGATCATCGAGGGGTTGCTCGTCCTCGCGCGCGAGGGGAAGGCCGTCGGCGAGACGCGGCCCGTGATACTGGGGACCGTCGCCGAGGAGGCCTGGGCAAACGTCGGCACCGGGGACTCGACGCTCGTCGTCGGCGACGACCGCACCGTCCACGCCGACCGGAACCGTCTCACACAACTGTTCGAGAACGCGTTTCGCAACAGCGTTGAACACGCCGGTCCCGACGTGACGATCACCGTCGAGGCCACGCCCACGGGCTTCGTGATCGACGACGACGGCCACGGCATCCCGGAGGACGAACGCGAGACCGCGCTCGAACCCGGCTACAGCACTGACGAGGGGACGGGATTCGGGCTGGTGATCATGCAGAACATCGCCGAGGGCCACAGCTGGGGCCTCTCGCTGGCCGAAAGCGACGCCGGTGGACTACGGATCGAGATCACAACGGACGGAAAGGGTCATTCCGCGGGCGGCCGATGA
- the thyX gene encoding FAD-dependent thymidylate synthase, whose amino-acid sequence MDVTLLEATEDPERVICTAARNDYMSGFVGDQSFEEVMESVDGEGIEEKKRTLIGHLLSHGHFGPFEHPQATFAVRGISRSCMAQLTRHRHVSFDVQSMRYVAFDDVDPDDVRDGEMVVVPPSASDPNWVGRNQTSGAVDEETVSERERVFTESVSRSVEEYQRLLELGMAPEDARFVLPIGTEVNLVMSMNARMLMHVADMRAAADSQWEIREMTEKVLALAAEWCPLTFAYYDEHMKGRKNRLAP is encoded by the coding sequence ATGGACGTCACGCTGCTCGAAGCCACCGAGGACCCCGAGCGGGTCATCTGTACGGCCGCGCGAAACGACTACATGAGCGGGTTCGTCGGCGATCAGTCCTTCGAGGAGGTCATGGAAAGCGTCGACGGCGAGGGGATCGAGGAGAAGAAACGGACCCTGATCGGCCACCTCCTCTCGCACGGGCACTTCGGACCGTTCGAACACCCGCAGGCGACGTTCGCCGTACGAGGGATCAGCCGGTCGTGTATGGCCCAACTCACCCGCCACCGTCACGTGAGTTTCGACGTCCAGTCGATGCGCTACGTCGCCTTCGACGACGTGGATCCCGACGACGTGCGTGACGGCGAGATGGTCGTCGTCCCCCCCTCCGCGAGCGACCCGAACTGGGTCGGGCGCAATCAGACGAGCGGCGCGGTCGACGAGGAGACGGTGAGCGAACGCGAACGGGTGTTCACCGAGTCGGTTTCCCGGTCGGTCGAGGAGTACCAGCGCCTGCTCGAACTCGGAATGGCCCCCGAGGACGCCCGGTTCGTCCTGCCCATCGGCACCGAGGTCAACCTCGTGATGTCGATGAACGCCCGGATGCTGATGCACGTGGCAGATATGCGCGCCGCCGCAGACAGCCAGTGGGAGATCCGCGAGATGACCGAGAAGGTGCTCGCCCTCGCTGCGGAGTGGTGTCCGCTCACCTTCGCGTACTACGACGAACACATGAAGGGCCGGAAGAACCGCCTCGCGCCATGA
- a CDS encoding CaiB/BaiF CoA-transferase family protein, which yields MTGEARDATGEGPLAGLTVLDCSQVLVGPFCTMQLGDLGAEVIKVERPDVGDQTRGWYPPRFGEAGPSAYFASVNRNKRSVTLNLAREEGQEVLRTLAADADVLVENFRVGTMEGWGLGYGALSKVNPELIYCSLSGYGEWGPYSEKPAYDLMIQAEGGMMSITGEPGREPVRVGVAIADIGAGMYATQSILAALLARELQDVGGQKIDVSLLDGQAAWMSYMATNYFASGDVPGKMGSAHPTIVPYQAFETRDGHVVVAAASEKLWRAFCAAIDREDLPEDERFETNADRVENREMLVPILENELAEYTTEEALSRLAAHDVPARAVNDMADVFSHPQIEARGMAREVEGPAGTIEMPGSPMFLSETPTSIRRHPPELGEHTEAVLRETGYSAVEIDRFRDAGVI from the coding sequence ATGACCGGCGAGGCCCGCGACGCGACCGGCGAGGGACCGCTCGCCGGGCTGACGGTACTCGACTGCTCGCAGGTACTCGTCGGACCCTTCTGTACGATGCAACTCGGGGACCTCGGCGCCGAAGTGATCAAGGTCGAACGCCCCGACGTGGGCGACCAGACCCGCGGGTGGTACCCCCCGCGCTTCGGCGAGGCGGGCCCGAGCGCCTACTTCGCGAGCGTCAACCGGAACAAACGATCGGTGACGCTGAACCTCGCCCGGGAAGAGGGCCAAGAGGTCCTCCGGACGCTGGCCGCCGACGCGGACGTCCTCGTCGAGAACTTCCGAGTCGGGACGATGGAGGGGTGGGGACTCGGGTACGGGGCGCTCTCGAAGGTCAACCCCGAACTGATCTACTGCTCGCTGTCGGGCTACGGCGAGTGGGGGCCCTACAGCGAGAAACCGGCCTACGACCTGATGATCCAGGCCGAGGGCGGGATGATGAGCATCACCGGCGAACCCGGTCGAGAGCCGGTCCGCGTGGGCGTCGCCATCGCGGACATCGGCGCGGGGATGTACGCGACCCAGTCGATCCTCGCGGCGCTGCTCGCTCGGGAACTGCAGGACGTCGGCGGCCAGAAGATCGACGTGAGCCTGCTCGACGGTCAGGCCGCCTGGATGTCCTACATGGCGACGAACTACTTCGCGAGCGGCGACGTTCCGGGAAAGATGGGTAGCGCCCACCCGACGATCGTCCCCTATCAGGCGTTCGAGACCCGCGACGGCCACGTCGTGGTCGCGGCAGCATCGGAAAAACTCTGGCGGGCGTTCTGTGCCGCGATCGACCGCGAGGACCTCCCGGAGGACGAGCGCTTCGAGACCAACGCCGATCGGGTCGAGAACCGCGAGATGCTGGTCCCGATTCTCGAAAACGAACTCGCGGAGTACACCACCGAGGAGGCCCTCTCCCGGCTGGCCGCCCACGACGTGCCCGCGCGGGCGGTCAACGACATGGCGGACGTCTTCAGCCATCCGCAGATCGAGGCCCGCGGGATGGCCCGCGAGGTCGAAGGTCCCGCGGGCACCATCGAGATGCCGGGAAGCCCGATGTTCCTCTCGGAGACGCCGACGTCGATCCGGCGCCACCCGCCCGAACTCGGCGAACACACCGAGGCGGTCCTCCGGGAGACGGGCTATTCGGCCGTGGAGATCGATCGGTTCCGGGACGCCGGCGTGATCTAA
- a CDS encoding right-handed parallel beta-helix repeat-containing protein, with translation MRQMSTAGRSGVSRRVLLRTVGGAALSTGLLGTAAADDEEYGTVVDIVEAGADDTGSEPIDDVFEEHADDDTLIRFPEGRYQANDLSLYALSEFAMVGEGDVTLVPGEDYDEDLWLGGAETRDLRIENFTIDATREGVAPEVVVSAHDGLVVRDLRKEGFHDGDTSFGFRTLDEDGHSLIESLQSTDGGSGTGVYVNTTGSIAFRDCEVEGFADNGLYASHSSGPVSVEGGRYANSNVTQIRLGSARSAVEDCEVVVDERPDGFGNMRGIRIADGPGPVTIENCEISVENSQGTGAVVGAYSGGSFEVRDTRIHVGEEYTTRRSNGSRTSYAIYVDDATDAETGTRTIENVSVTGGGTYRGAMRFSRDDNTIESACISQSGTRRNGIVFEGSDDNEVVDTTIDVTGEEIVLNDGSSVDRSGISTSGSCSPPDIGSED, from the coding sequence ATGCGTCAGATGAGTACCGCGGGCCGATCGGGCGTCAGTCGTCGAGTGTTGTTACGGACGGTCGGGGGCGCGGCCCTCTCGACCGGTCTGCTCGGAACCGCGGCGGCGGACGACGAGGAGTACGGGACCGTCGTCGACATCGTCGAGGCCGGTGCCGACGACACCGGAAGCGAACCGATCGACGACGTCTTCGAGGAGCACGCCGACGACGACACCTTGATCCGCTTCCCGGAGGGACGGTACCAGGCGAACGACCTCAGCCTCTACGCGCTTTCGGAGTTCGCCATGGTCGGCGAGGGCGACGTCACGCTGGTGCCGGGCGAGGACTACGACGAGGACCTCTGGCTCGGCGGGGCGGAGACCCGGGACCTCCGGATCGAGAACTTCACGATCGACGCGACGCGCGAGGGCGTCGCCCCCGAGGTCGTCGTCAGCGCCCACGACGGCCTCGTGGTCCGGGACCTCCGCAAGGAGGGCTTTCACGACGGAGACACCTCCTTCGGCTTTCGCACCCTCGACGAGGACGGCCACAGCCTCATCGAGAGCCTCCAGTCGACCGACGGCGGGTCCGGGACGGGCGTCTACGTCAACACGACCGGTTCGATCGCGTTTCGGGACTGCGAGGTCGAGGGCTTCGCGGACAACGGGCTGTACGCCTCCCACTCCTCGGGGCCCGTCTCCGTCGAGGGCGGGCGGTACGCCAACAGCAACGTCACGCAGATCCGACTGGGAAGCGCCAGAAGCGCCGTCGAGGACTGCGAGGTCGTCGTCGACGAGCGACCGGATGGATTCGGCAACATGCGCGGGATCCGGATCGCGGACGGCCCCGGCCCCGTGACGATCGAGAACTGCGAGATCAGCGTCGAGAACAGTCAAGGAACGGGCGCCGTCGTGGGCGCGTACTCGGGTGGCTCCTTCGAGGTGCGGGACACCCGGATCCACGTCGGCGAGGAGTACACCACCCGGCGCTCGAACGGGTCACGAACGAGCTACGCGATCTACGTCGACGACGCCACCGACGCCGAGACGGGTACGAGGACCATCGAGAACGTCTCGGTCACCGGGGGCGGGACGTATCGGGGGGCGATGCGGTTCTCCCGCGACGACAACACGATCGAGAGCGCCTGCATCAGCCAGTCGGGGACGCGTCGAAACGGGATCGTCTTCGAGGGGTCGGACGACAACGAGGTGGTCGACACCACGATCGACGTGACCGGCGAGGAGATCGTCCTGAACGACGGGTCCTCGGTCGATCGAAGCGGGATCTCCACCTCTGGGAGCTGTTCGCCCCCCGATATCGGCTCCGAGGACTGA
- a CDS encoding SDR family oxidoreductase encodes METLSLDGRTALITGASSGIGTASAHALAREGVDLALAARREDRLDGIADEVESDHGVETLAVPTDVRDEEAVEAMVEETVERFGGLDILLNNAGLGRGGAVESLSTEDYRLMQETNVDGMFFATRAALPHLEESRGNLLFIGSFAGQYPRPSNPVYAATKWWTRGFAHSVEASVGDEGVAVTVINPTEVRTEFGSASGESFEERFEEGEVTEPEEIADAVVFAAGQRNSTVSELDLYRRDKFGHF; translated from the coding sequence ATGGAGACGCTCTCGCTCGACGGGCGAACCGCACTGATCACCGGCGCGAGTTCGGGTATCGGCACCGCCTCCGCGCACGCCCTCGCCCGCGAAGGGGTTGACCTCGCGCTCGCCGCGCGCCGCGAGGACCGACTCGACGGGATCGCGGACGAGGTCGAATCCGACCACGGCGTCGAGACGCTCGCGGTGCCGACCGACGTCCGCGACGAGGAGGCCGTCGAGGCGATGGTCGAGGAGACCGTCGAGCGGTTCGGCGGTCTGGATATCCTCCTGAACAACGCGGGGCTGGGCCGCGGCGGCGCGGTCGAGTCGCTCTCGACGGAGGACTACCGGCTCATGCAGGAGACCAACGTCGACGGGATGTTCTTCGCGACGCGGGCGGCCCTGCCCCACCTCGAGGAGTCGCGGGGCAACCTGCTTTTCATCGGGAGTTTCGCGGGCCAGTACCCCCGCCCCTCGAACCCCGTCTACGCGGCGACCAAGTGGTGGACCCGCGGGTTCGCCCACAGCGTCGAGGCCAGCGTCGGCGACGAGGGCGTCGCCGTCACCGTCATCAACCCCACCGAGGTCCGGACGGAGTTCGGGAGCGCCTCGGGCGAGTCGTTCGAGGAACGCTTCGAGGAGGGCGAGGTCACGGAACCCGAGGAGATCGCCGACGCGGTCGTCTTCGCGGCGGGCCAGCGCAACTCGACGGTGAGCGAACTCGACCTCTACCGGCGCGACAAGTTCGGTCACTTCTGA
- a CDS encoding helix-turn-helix domain-containing protein — protein sequence MYWVTDPIEGLSSTVGLQTPTGGGWVVIVGVWVVLAGSGVIAWRRRHGSTAKSPAKESAEPTPVAEAVLTDEERVHRLLESNEGRMRQARIVEETEWSKSKVSMLLSEMEAEGSITKLRIGRENIISHPGFEPDATRSTLESRT from the coding sequence ATGTATTGGGTGACTGATCCGATCGAGGGGCTCTCGTCGACCGTCGGCCTGCAGACGCCGACGGGCGGCGGGTGGGTCGTCATCGTCGGCGTCTGGGTGGTTCTGGCGGGCAGCGGCGTGATCGCGTGGCGACGACGACACGGTTCGACGGCGAAGTCACCCGCGAAGGAATCGGCCGAACCGACGCCGGTCGCCGAGGCGGTCCTGACCGACGAGGAGCGGGTCCACCGGCTGCTCGAATCGAACGAGGGGCGGATGCGCCAGGCGCGCATCGTCGAGGAGACCGAGTGGTCGAAGTCGAAGGTGAGCATGCTCCTCTCGGAGATGGAAGCGGAGGGATCGATCACCAAACTCCGGATCGGACGCGAGAACATCATCAGCCACCCCGGATTCGAACCCGACGCGACGCGCTCGACGCTCGAATCGAGGACGTGA
- a CDS encoding NAD(P)-dependent oxidoreductase, with product MTDETVGFVGLGIMGLPMAKNLLDAGYHVVGHNRSDDPVEELVEYGGEDGGSPAGVAEASDVVLLCLPDSPDVENVVLGEGEETEPVIDGLSEGMTLVDHSTISPTVTEAIAERLSDRGVAMLDAPISGGEEGAIEGTLSIMVGGEEEVLNEQRDVLDVLGGTVTHCGPSGAGQTTKACNQIVVAAQMVGVSEALVFADQAGADLAAVVEAISGGAAGCWTLDNRAPAMIEGEFDPGFFAEYQYKDLRIATDAGEAFGSPMPQTALAHQLYKTMVQNGMGRDDNSGVMQVIEMMAGKRTDD from the coding sequence ATGACGGACGAAACGGTCGGCTTCGTCGGACTCGGAATCATGGGCCTGCCGATGGCGAAGAACCTCCTCGACGCGGGCTATCACGTCGTCGGCCACAACCGCTCGGACGACCCGGTCGAAGAACTCGTCGAGTACGGCGGCGAGGACGGCGGATCGCCCGCGGGCGTCGCCGAGGCGAGCGACGTCGTCCTCCTCTGCCTTCCGGACTCGCCGGACGTCGAGAACGTCGTCCTCGGCGAGGGCGAGGAGACCGAGCCCGTGATCGACGGGCTGAGCGAGGGCATGACCCTCGTAGATCACTCGACCATCTCGCCGACGGTCACCGAGGCGATCGCCGAACGGCTCTCCGATCGCGGCGTGGCCATGCTCGACGCACCGATCTCGGGCGGTGAGGAGGGGGCCATCGAGGGGACGCTCTCGATCATGGTCGGCGGCGAGGAGGAAGTGCTGAACGAACAGCGGGACGTCCTCGACGTGCTCGGGGGAACGGTCACCCACTGCGGGCCGAGCGGTGCCGGACAGACGACGAAGGCGTGCAACCAGATCGTCGTCGCCGCACAGATGGTGGGCGTGAGTGAGGCGCTGGTGTTCGCGGATCAGGCGGGCGCGGACCTCGCGGCCGTGGTCGAGGCGATCAGCGGCGGCGCGGCGGGCTGCTGGACGCTCGACAACCGCGCGCCGGCCATGATCGAGGGCGAGTTCGATCCCGGCTTCTTCGCCGAGTACCAGTACAAGGACCTCAGGATCGCCACGGACGCCGGTGAGGCCTTCGGCTCGCCGATGCCCCAGACCGCGCTCGCACATCAACTCTACAAGACGATGGTCCAGAACGGAATGGGTCGGGACGACAACTCCGGGGTGATGCAGGTCATCGAGATGATGGCCGGAAAGAGGACGGACGACTAG
- a CDS encoding DoxX family protein gives MSDDTPSLLGRLLFGGSLGLLAYSNFQELDAMIGYADSKDVPEADRLVPFASGMLAFGSLAIILWRVPRLAAGAIAGFLVGVTPLMHDFWNLEGQERDTEQTNFLQNLALLGAALAFIGRASED, from the coding sequence ATGAGCGACGACACACCGTCACTGCTCGGCCGGCTACTGTTCGGCGGTAGCCTCGGCCTGCTCGCGTACAGCAACTTCCAGGAACTCGACGCGATGATCGGCTACGCCGACTCGAAGGACGTTCCCGAAGCCGATCGGCTCGTCCCGTTCGCGAGCGGCATGCTCGCGTTCGGGAGCCTCGCGATAATCCTCTGGCGGGTTCCCCGACTCGCCGCGGGCGCGATCGCCGGCTTCCTCGTCGGCGTCACGCCGCTGATGCACGACTTCTGGAACCTCGAGGGACAGGAGCGCGACACCGAACAGACCAACTTCCTGCAGAACCTCGCGCTTCTGGGCGCGGCACTCGCCTTCATCGGGCGGGCCAGCGAGGACTAA
- a CDS encoding Gfo/Idh/MocA family protein yields MTEQPVRLGVVGLGFMGTVHAENTEEFGHEVVAGTDLDADAREEFASRFGAATYEDYHEMYDGEALDAVAVSVPNKFHEPVVVAALERGMDVLCEKPLAHTLESAERIAAVARDSEGFCAVNFHNRLSAAAEMVKGYDEEGKFGDLTHVQANYVRWRGVPGLGSWFTSEELAGGGALVDIGVHAIDFALYLLDFPAVEEVMGISRSNVAGDEDYADPNDWGTGEGEFDVEDSVTALIRCETGQTISLEVSWAASQEPTNEFTVRGTDAGARLSLGEEELELFETGHQGTDHFVRSELEGSLPETGWPASDKLFVESVARGEAPELNTVEQALTVQRVIDAIYRSSEEGTSVRVN; encoded by the coding sequence ATGACGGAACAACCAGTTCGCCTCGGCGTCGTCGGCCTCGGCTTCATGGGGACGGTCCACGCCGAGAACACCGAGGAGTTCGGCCACGAGGTGGTGGCGGGGACGGACCTCGACGCCGACGCGCGCGAGGAGTTCGCCTCGCGCTTCGGGGCGGCGACCTACGAGGACTACCACGAGATGTACGACGGGGAGGCCCTCGACGCGGTCGCGGTCTCGGTCCCGAACAAGTTCCACGAACCCGTCGTCGTCGCCGCGCTCGAACGCGGGATGGACGTGCTCTGTGAGAAACCGCTCGCACACACCCTCGAGAGCGCGGAGCGGATCGCGGCGGTCGCGCGCGATTCGGAGGGGTTCTGTGCGGTGAACTTCCACAACCGCCTCTCGGCCGCCGCCGAGATGGTCAAGGGCTACGACGAGGAGGGGAAGTTCGGCGACCTCACCCACGTCCAGGCCAACTACGTCCGCTGGCGGGGCGTTCCCGGACTCGGGTCGTGGTTCACCTCGGAGGAACTCGCGGGCGGGGGCGCGCTCGTCGACATCGGCGTTCACGCCATCGACTTCGCGCTCTACCTGCTCGACTTCCCGGCCGTCGAGGAGGTCATGGGGATCAGCCGGTCGAACGTCGCGGGTGACGAGGACTACGCCGACCCGAACGACTGGGGGACCGGCGAGGGCGAGTTCGACGTCGAGGACTCGGTCACCGCGCTGATCCGGTGTGAGACGGGCCAGACGATCTCGCTCGAGGTCTCGTGGGCGGCCTCACAGGAGCCGACCAACGAGTTCACGGTGAGGGGCACCGATGCCGGCGCACGGCTCAGCCTCGGCGAGGAGGAGTTGGAGCTGTTCGAGACCGGCCATCAGGGGACGGATCACTTCGTTCGCTCCGAGCTAGAGGGAAGCCTGCCCGAGACGGGCTGGCCCGCGAGCGACAAGCTGTTCGTCGAGAGCGTCGCCCGCGGCGAGGCGCCCGAACTCAACACGGTCGAGCAGGCGCTGACCGTCCAGCGGGTCATCGACGCGATCTACCGTTCGAGCGAAGAGGGGACCTCGGTCCGAGTCAATTAG
- a CDS encoding glutaredoxin family protein: MAEVTVYTREDCHLCAEAIGTVEEVARDVETPVDVHLVDVDEAGLAEEYGERVPYVLVDGRPAFKYRVDPDDLRSRLAP; this comes from the coding sequence ATGGCCGAGGTCACCGTCTACACCCGCGAGGACTGCCACCTGTGCGCCGAGGCGATCGGAACCGTCGAGGAGGTCGCACGCGACGTCGAGACCCCCGTCGACGTTCACCTCGTCGACGTCGACGAGGCCGGTCTCGCGGAGGAGTACGGCGAACGGGTCCCCTACGTCCTCGTCGACGGCCGCCCCGCGTTCAAGTACCGCGTCGACCCCGACGACCTCCGATCCCGGCTAGCTCCATAG